DNA from Leptospira neocaledonica:
AGCAAATGGGAAACGATGCTTATGATTTGCTTTTTCGAAAATCAACATAATTTTTGTCCATTGCGTCTAACGACCAAGGCTTGACGACGTTTCGCGAGTCCGAAGGACTTGGCGCGAGTTTTGCCCTGCAAAACGAGTGACAAAGCGAAATGTGCCGGAGGCCAAGCGAGAGTGCGAAGCATCTCGAAGCGCTGCGTCAGAGCCGATAGTTAGACGCCGTGAGAATTTTACTTAATTAGTTACTTTTGAAAATTTTGATTTTGAATCTAAAGACCCAATGTACGTAAACTCATGGTTCAAATAATTAGCGATAGCCGATATTAAATTTAGAACTGAATAGACCTCATTTGAAAATCTATATTCATCCGTATCAAGTCGAACAATTTCGTTCCCAAAAATACTGATGGCTTCAACTTTATCTATCACAAAACCATGATCTTTATATGTATAAACTAGTATGTTAGATATTCTGTTAATATCTTCGCCCATATTTAACTTATGCGTTTTTAAGAGTCTTTCAGCATATTGTACAGCTGATTCTGCCACCCGCTCATAATATCCAATATTTATTGGGTCTATCGATAAATTCAAATATTTGGCAAACATTTCCGATGATCCTGGGTTAGCACTTACCAATTGAGCTAAATGCTCTATGGCATTTTTTAAGCCAAGGACTGGTTTATTCTTTAGTTGTGGATCTATTGGACCTAATTCACTCAAACTCCCCATATGAATCTCATCAGCTACACAACATAGCAACGTAGCTGCAGATTTTGCAATTCGAGGAATAGCAAAGGATATTTTCTCATCGCAGTGCTCCCTTAGCAATTTACCTATCAGATAAGCCGTCCCTATCGATCCGCCTCGAGAATATATAACGTATAAAATAGGTTTTGAAGTATCAAAAGAAACGACAGATTCATAAATTGAGTCTGCATCACCTTTATTAATGCTATTTTGATCGTAATGTATTAGAACATTATAATTGGTTAGAGTCTTATACTTATTAAGGGTTTCCTTTAGATAATCTGAAATCAATTGAATACA
Protein-coding regions in this window:
- a CDS encoding SDH family Clp fold serine proteinase yields the protein MSDQNDKELPKDQVKKPISWNEIINSVFLAYGEEATKESEDSCIQLISDYLKETLNKYKTLTNYNVLIHYDQNSINKGDADSIYESVVSFDTSKPILYVIYSRGGSIGTAYLIGKLLREHCDEKISFAIPRIAKSAATLLCCVADEIHMGSLSELGPIDPQLKNKPVLGLKNAIEHLAQLVSANPGSSEMFAKYLNLSIDPINIGYYERVAESAVQYAERLLKTHKLNMGEDINRISNILVYTYKDHGFVIDKVEAISIFGNEIVRLDTDEYRFSNEVYSVLNLISAIANYLNHEFTYIGSLDSKSKFSKVTN